One Danio rerio strain Tuebingen ecotype United States chromosome 13, GRCz12tu, whole genome shotgun sequence DNA window includes the following coding sequences:
- the morn4 gene encoding MORN repeat-containing protein 4, with translation MTLTRGSFTYSSGEEYTGEWKEGRRHGKGELKFADGTCYKGHFENGLFHGSGVLVFPDGSRYEGEFAQGKFQGVGIFSRFDGMKFEGEFKSGRVEGHGLLTFPDGSHGAPRNEGMFENNKLLKREKCQAVVQRAKNSASTARGLSV, from the exons ATGACATTAACCAGGGGCTCCTTCACTTATTCCAGTGGAGAAGAATATACCGGAGAATGGAAGGAAG GTCGGAGGCACGGTAAAGGCGAGCTGAAGTTTGCTGATGGCACCTGTTATAAAGGTCACTTTGAGAACGGCTTGTTTCATGGATCAGGGGTGTTAGTCTTTCCTGATGGATCCAG GTACGAGGGGGAATTCGCTCAAGGAAAATTTCAAGGAGTCGGAATCTTCAGCCGGTTTGACGGGATGAAATTTGAAGGGGAATTCAAAAGTGGCCGCGTAGAGGGACATG GGCTGCTGACATTCCCAGATGGTTCCCACGGTGCTCCGCGAAATGAGGGAATGTTTGAGAACAACAAGCTCCTGAAACGGGAAAAGTGTCAGGCTGTGGTGCAGAGAGCCAAAAACTCAGCGTCCACCGCCCGCGGCCTCTCAGTATGA